TGCCGTGTTGTCTCGTCCAGTACAACACCTTTCACCCGAATCTTCCCATCATTCTGAGCTTGTATGACCGAGAACACTCCTAAAAACAAAATAATTAATGATAGTATTTTTTTATTCATAGCATTTCTATTATTCAAAATTAATTTTCCTCTGCAAAGATATAAAAAAGTTGCAGGTTACAAGTTCACTAGTCGCAAGTTATTAAAAACAATACACCTTGATTAAGGGTATTCAGCTTGTAATTTCAAAGTTCTAAGCGGTGCTGATTACGTTGAATACTTGATTCTAAATCCAGTTAAAATTTCTTTGTAATTATCTTGTGCAGTAAGGCACGTATCAAGCAAATAGTTTCTGACATGACTCCATTCCTGCAATCCACGATAATAAAACATCTTCAACTCTTCCGTGATGATAAACGGGACAAAACCATTCGCCAGACACTCTTTGAACATGATTAACCGACCAACACGTCCATTACCATCCTGAAACGGATGAATGGATTCGAATCTTTGATGCAAGTCAATAATATCCTCGAAAGTCTTAGACTTCTTCGCGTTATATTCTGCCAACAAAGTTTTAACTTCATAGTGGACCAATTCCGGTGGTGTTGTCAAGATTCCGCCCACCTCGTTCGGTAAACGCTTGTAGTCACCAACAGCAAACCAATCTTTACGATGGTCAGACGTTCCGGATTTCAAAATATAATGCAATTCTTTGATATATTTTTCTGAAAGTCGCTCTTCTGCCCGGTCAATAATTAGATCAATACAACGAAAGTGGTTGGTCGTCTCGATAATATCATCCACGTTCACACTTTCATCTGTTATCCCGATCGTGTTGGTTTCAAAAATGTAACGCGTTTGGTCGTGAGTTAAGCGACTTCCCTCGATGTGATTGGAATTATACGTGAGGTCTATTTGTGTACGATGATAAATGCCCCCCTTCAACTTCATTTTCTTCTGTTCTCGCAATATAGCAAGTAATGGCATAACCTCCATTGGGGAAGACTTACGCATGGGCAATCCGGCAGCTTTTGGAATATTCCAAGTTTTACCCGTTAAAAACACCCCCTCGATCTTCCCGGTCGCACAATAGTTGCGTGCAGTACGCTCCGAAATACCGTATTTCCTAGCAAATTCATTCACTGAAATATATTCCATATTAAAATTATCGGCAAGTTTTACATTCAGATTTCAAACAAAGGTAGTTGTTTTTGCCGTTACCGGCAAAAAAACAGACCATGTTTATCGCACATCACACTCAAAAATACACCAGATCGCCTTTCATTAACAATAAATTAAGATTCTGGCATCCCCTACATTCTTTGTTATACACAAATTATTTACTACTTTTGTCACACGACAACAGAAAAGTTCAATTAAAACATTTCAAATATGAGAAAAGGATTATTTTATATATCAGGCATCTTAATATTTACATTACTTCTTTCCTCTTGTGTTTCTAAAAAGAAATACGAGGAGTTAGCCAGAGCAAAAAGGAGCATTGATCGGGAAGTGGCAACTTTGGAGAATGACAAAAAATCATTGGAATCCGAAATGCAGAAACTGAAAGATGACTTCAACGCTGTTCGTTACCAGTTGACAGCTAACAATGCTGCCAAGGACAAACAGATTGATGACCTGAACACCCAATTACGTGCTTTACAAAGCAAGGAATCAGCCTTAAAATCAGAGTTAAAAGACGTGTCAGAACAGGTAAAATCCAAAGTACAAAGCAGCGAAGGACAACTAGCTGAACTACAACTTCAACTAAAAAGGACAACCGAGGAACGGGACCAAATCCGGAAACAGTTGACTGACTATAAAACCAACGCTGACTGGGACAACCGTAAATTGAGCAACGAGGTGGAACACATCAAATCGAGCCTCAAATTCAAAGACAGCGAGATTGCCCGTTTGGAAAAAGAGATTGCCGGGGTAAAAAAACAGTTAGCAGACGCTAAGAGCCAGTTAACCAAGAAAACCCAAGAGGTTGAAAAACTGACAAATCAAGTAAATCTTCTGAAAAAAGAACTTAGCAGATAATTAAAAATGATTTATATCATTATTAGCATAATAGGGCTACTAGTAATAGTTGCCCTTTTTACATACTCTTCAAAATCAAAAACGAAAACAGAAGAGCCTCCCGTCGTGGTTCCCCCTGCCGATTGTTGTGGGGCTCATGCCATCTGTGAAAAAGGGCTGAAAAAAATAGATGAAAAGATCGAATATTTCGATGACGAGGAACTCGATCAATACAGGGGTATTCCCTCCGACAGTTTCAATGACCAACAAATTGACCAATTCCGGGAAATCCTATACACGATCCGTCCCGAAGAGCTATCCGATTGGTTTATCAGTTTGGAGAAACGAGGAATCGAACTGCCGGATGTTCTGAAACAGGAACTCAATTAGTGTCGAATCAACCTCTTCCTACCCGACGGAATATTTCCGCTCCTATTTTACAATGCAGACAACGATGTGCATCACAATATTCTCGTTTTACCTGTAACAAAGCTTGGGATTGTAAAGCGGAATTCACCTGTACCCCGTAACGGGTCCACGCATCCGAAATATGATTACGTTCCGCCCTCAACTCTTCCAGCCATCGTAACGCCTTATCACAATATCGTTCTTCCCCCCGTTCTTTCCCGTAAATGAACAGGAACGGTATCAAGGCATTAATAATAATTACGTTCTTCATGCTATTCCCCAATTTCTTCACCCGTTTCACGGAAACCACTCCTAATTTATAGTGAGTATCCCAATAAGAAGAGGCGGTTACGTCCAGTAAACCATAAATTTCCGACACGTCTGAGGCATCCAGCACACTGGAAAGCAAGAAATTGAAACGCATCATCAAAGAGGCCAGCAAGGCCAGACGAACCGTGGGAAAAGCTATCGGACGAATCCGCATGAATTTCCATTGAGAAACATTCATGGCTTCCAGTTGGAATTTGGCTGCCTGATACTCGTACTCCTCCCGCAAACCAAGGGCATACTCGTCTGTTTCCGGCACGTCAGCCAACAAACCGGCATACCCTAAAAGCAACGCCTCCACCCGGAAAAGAGATTCACTACTACGAACCACTTTTTTGTAAGATAAGTTTTGAGCCAGCTGGGCGAAAACATCAGCGTTCACGTTCCCAGACCAATACCGTACCAACATCCGGTAGAAACATTCCTCCCAATCATTTTTAGTCTCCCGCAACATCACCTGAATATCTTTACATTTACGTTCCAACCGCTCGATCGCGTACCCCGTGAACAACATTTCCAAACGGGTCGAATCAATCTCTTTCAAGTGTCGATGACAACGGGGTTCAACAGGTACTCCCTGCATGAAAACATACTCATCCCATAACCTATTATCATAGACCAGGGTAATCGCATCAATTTCCCGACCACGAGAATCGTACACTTCCATGTCTGCCTCACCCACCACGGAGAGAATAACATTATTATAGGCCAAATCTTTTTCGTGAGCATGACGGAACCAATCACTTCCTTTCTGATGAATCTCCACGTTTCCCACTTGCACGACATCATTGATACGCACTTTAGCATTAAAGAAATCCGGTCCGGCATCCCGATTCTGAAAACCGACATTTAAAATTTCTACTCTTTTCCCCTTGGTTGACATACACTCCGTACTCGTGAAAAGCGAATTCGCCCATACATACTGCAAAAACTCTTCTGTCATAAAATTCACTTGTTAATTGATATGAATATTTCAGACCCTAAAAACGCCATTCACAATATTACGCACTTTTTTACAAAAAAACAAGTGCTAAATTTTTATAAATTCTAATCCTTTCTCCTTTCTATAACGTTTTATACCTATATTTGTTGAAAAGAATAACCAAGCTTTGACTATAACATAAAACAGGAAACGAATATGGAAAATGAGAATTTAACTAAAAGCAAGAAAGATAAGACGTTAATGATAATTATCGGGGTGTTGTCCGCGGTTTTAATCGTACTCTTCGTGTTCTTCCTCGTGGAGAAAAAGGAAAACAGGGAAAATATGATTGCTATTACGGCCGAGAAAGAGGAATTGCAGCAAGAATTGACCGATCTGAGCCACCATTACGATAATCTGAAAACAGACAACGACACGTTGAACGCCAAACTCGTACACGAGCAAGAAAAGATTGCCACGTTGATGGATAAAATGAAGAAATTCCGAAATGATTCTTACGCTGAAATTAATCGTTACAAACGCGAGATCGGAACTTTAAAAACCGTTTTAAGAAGTTACGTGGTACAAATCGACTCGCTGAACCAACTGAATCAAAAGCTCCTTGCCGAAAACAAAGAGGTGAAGAAACAGATGGACTGGGTACGCGAACGCAATAAGACCTTAGAAAAGAAGACGGAAAAAATGGAAGAGACTCTTGAAAAAGCCAACACGCTGGCCGTCGAAAACTTCCACATTTACCCGATCAACAAAAGAGACAAGGAAACCACGTTGAAAAAGTGTTTCCAATTAAAGGCTGACTTTACCATTTCCCGTAACATCACGGCAAAACGAGGTCCTAGAATGATCTACTTGCGGATTACTCGTCCGGATGGAGAAGTACTGGCTGCATCCAGCAAATCATTCTTTAAATTCCAAAATGCCTCCCTGACCTATTCTGCCAGAAGAGAGATCACGTACGAGGGAGAAAAAT
The window above is part of the Butyricimonas paravirosa genome. Proteins encoded here:
- a CDS encoding DUF2851 family protein, which codes for MTEEFLQYVWANSLFTSTECMSTKGKRVEILNVGFQNRDAGPDFFNAKVRINDVVQVGNVEIHQKGSDWFRHAHEKDLAYNNVILSVVGEADMEVYDSRGREIDAITLVYDNRLWDEYVFMQGVPVEPRCHRHLKEIDSTRLEMLFTGYAIERLERKCKDIQVMLRETKNDWEECFYRMLVRYWSGNVNADVFAQLAQNLSYKKVVRSSESLFRVEALLLGYAGLLADVPETDEYALGLREEYEYQAAKFQLEAMNVSQWKFMRIRPIAFPTVRLALLASLMMRFNFLLSSVLDASDVSEIYGLLDVTASSYWDTHYKLGVVSVKRVKKLGNSMKNVIIINALIPFLFIYGKERGEERYCDKALRWLEELRAERNHISDAWTRYGVQVNSALQSQALLQVKREYCDAHRCLHCKIGAEIFRRVGRG
- a CDS encoding coiled-coil domain-containing protein; this encodes MENENLTKSKKDKTLMIIIGVLSAVLIVLFVFFLVEKKENRENMIAITAEKEELQQELTDLSHHYDNLKTDNDTLNAKLVHEQEKIATLMDKMKKFRNDSYAEINRYKREIGTLKTVLRSYVVQIDSLNQLNQKLLAENKEVKKQMDWVRERNKTLEKKTEKMEETLEKANTLAVENFHIYPINKRDKETTLKKCFQLKADFTISRNITAKRGPRMIYLRITRPDGEVLAASSKSFFKFQNASLTYSARREITYEGEKLDVAIYWPNDGSLTKGEYVADLFSDNQQIGSLKFILK
- a CDS encoding Fic family protein, producing the protein MEYISVNEFARKYGISERTARNYCATGKIEGVFLTGKTWNIPKAAGLPMRKSSPMEVMPLLAILREQKKMKLKGGIYHRTQIDLTYNSNHIEGSRLTHDQTRYIFETNTIGITDESVNVDDIIETTNHFRCIDLIIDRAEERLSEKYIKELHYILKSGTSDHRKDWFAVGDYKRLPNEVGGILTTPPELVHYEVKTLLAEYNAKKSKTFEDIIDLHQRFESIHPFQDGNGRVGRLIMFKECLANGFVPFIITEELKMFYYRGLQEWSHVRNYLLDTCLTAQDNYKEILTGFRIKYST